The sequence CCTCTGGAACTTTCTGGGATTATTGGCATCAAACTCACAAGGACCATTGTTGTAAAACTGTATCCAAACATAGTCAAATAGCCCCGTTGACAATGCCCCATTCAGCTGCTTATCCGGGAAGGGACACTGTGGTGCAGCGCTTAGGTAAACTTTCTGTCCACCTATGATTGTGCACGATAGAATGTAATTATCTTATATATCTATTGGTtgaataacaaaaattttataagTATTATTAAATCAGTTTCTCTATatttacatatacatatatattgagAAGGTATAGTTAACTCATATGATGACTATAGTTGGTGgaataaaataatcaaataaagaATTTGAAGTCCAGTCATATATGATATACCTTTGCTGAGATTGGAGAGTGTTTTAGCCAGCACGATATAGAAGGATGCACCACCACCAAGTTCTATGTCAAAATCGACACCATCCAGCACAACATTACCAAAAGGTCTAGAGTTCGATTTTCCACCCAGAAAGTTATTCCAGATGTAGTTTGCTAAGTTTGTAGCGTCCTTGGAGGAGGACAAGGAGTAGCCAGGGGCGCCGCCTCCTATGGAGAGCAAGACCTGGATGCCTCTTGCCTGGCAGTTCTTAATGTCTTTGTTCAAACTCAGGCAGCCATTTGATGCGGGGTTGCAATGGTTTGCTAGGTTTAGCTGCGGTTGAGTGCCACCTCCAAATGCAGAAAGGAATGCTATGTTGACAGTTTTGTACAGTCCAGAGTTGCATGTGGCACTTAGTGAACCTTCTCTACCGTCTTGGCCCCAATAAACTACTATGTCTCCGGCATTTGTAACGGAGACCAAAGCTACTAGGGAAATCAACACCaatatatttgattttgaaatgttaggtGCTTCATTACTTCCCATTATGTGGCAATAGTTGATGTCCAACACGATGCTTAACTAATTTATTTATAGATTACTTCATTCTCTAGCTTAGCTCAATTATTATGTGTCGGCAGATGCCAGGACGTGACTAAAGACAAAGTTAATACGAGTTGCATTATTATTAAAGATGATAAATGTACTTATATATGGTTTATATAGATAGATGTACTACTAACATCTAACTAGCTACATCAACATGTGAAAAAACACCTCTTGAAAATGTAATACTGATTACTGATTAATGATGATATGTGTACCAATAAGATATTAATAATGATACGGCAACAGTCCATAGCTCGCGGGTGATAGTAAAATTAAACTTATACATCACTATATAATATAAGACATTTTTTGAACCATTAttgaatatatattttcaaaaatttggttcGTAGattcttaaataaataaaaaagacaaaaaaatgtcTTCTATTCTAAGTCGTGAACCCAGAAGGAACCAGGGAGGCTAATACATATAATGTTGTGTTTGGTGAAGACCTAATTGACTATATATTCCGGTGCATATGGCTTGGAACAGGAGCAGCCATGCACCCCACATCAGACAACGTCCGTGAATATGAATAAATCCACTCAAAGTTATGTTATTATAACAAGTTAGTTGATGCATCAGTTACACATATTAATTAAGGGAAAAGATTAATAACCAAGTTTGTTAATTAGGAAGAGGAGAGGAAGTGATGAGTTAGGATTAACTTATCTCTTCTCATTATTCATTATTATTCATTTTAACcacaattttgtttatttcaagGCATCAGTCCATAATAATTAATGTACGCATTTTTATCTCACAATCCGTGACTCTCATCAATGGTATCGGAGCCGTTCAGCCATGGCTTCCAAAGTAAGTTCACGACCAAATGATCAGATCGGAGCTCAAGCACAATCACAATCACAATTAGCGTTTCATGATTTTACAACGCCAATAGCATTGAAGTTGGATGCGCTCAATTTCCTACCATGAAAAGATTAAATTGAGGTTACGCTAGAAGGTTATGAGTtggggttaagtacgattttgatcTTTAAGATATAGACTGAAATTTTTTTTCGTCTTCAACccttttttgcatacaaaatcttCCTTACGgtttaacttgattttaaaatcgtATAGAGATGGCGACGGAAGCAGAGACAAAGGTGAATCGTGGacagctttttcttcttttcttccacctccttcttcttcccttccccctttaTAGGAGTAGAAacactttttttctctttttttttattttataatttttttgttat is a genomic window of Arachis ipaensis cultivar K30076 chromosome B06, Araip1.1, whole genome shotgun sequence containing:
- the LOC107645731 gene encoding basic endochitinase, yielding MGSNEAPNISKSNILVLISLVALVSVTNAGDIVVYWGQDGREGSLSATCNSGLYKTVNIAFLSAFGGGTQPQLNLANHCNPASNGCLSLNKDIKNCQARGIQVLLSIGGGAPGYSLSSSKDATNLANYIWNNFLGGKSNSRPFGNVVLDGVDFDIELGGGASFYIVLAKTLSNLSKGGQKVYLSAAPQCPFPDKQLNGALSTGLFDYVWIQFYNNGPCEFDANNPRKFQRSWNQWTSSIRAGKLYVGFPASPSQSAAGSGYVPPQVLMNRVLPFVKKSSIYGGVMLWDRFNDLQTGYSRNIKPSV